A single window of Marinobacter sp. LA51 DNA harbors:
- a CDS encoding substrate-binding domain-containing protein has product MIKLNKTLATFALAGSVAAMSAPAMARDTISIVGSSTVYPFATVVAERFGTKTDFKTPKLESTGSGGGMKLFCQGIGTQHPDITNASRRMKTSEYELCQKNGVTDITEFRIGSDGIVIASSKDAENLDITLEQLFLALGSKVPVDGKWVANPNKNWSDVDSSLPNKPIRVMGPPPTSGTRDSFNELALAAGCDELPEAANLGKDEHGAICESVREDGAFIEAGENDNLIVQKLIGDTDMYGVFGYSFLEENADRLQAATLNGMVPTAEDIAADKYPVARSLFFYVKKAHVGVLPGIEEYVSEFTSNAAMGQNGYLKDVGLIVPPRDQLMNLMDKSENMPNLAMEELK; this is encoded by the coding sequence GTGATTAAACTGAACAAAACACTCGCAACTTTCGCACTGGCTGGCTCTGTAGCCGCGATGTCCGCACCTGCCATGGCTCGTGACACCATCAGCATCGTCGGTTCTTCTACTGTTTATCCATTTGCGACGGTTGTTGCAGAGCGCTTCGGTACCAAGACTGATTTTAAAACCCCGAAGCTGGAATCAACCGGTTCCGGTGGCGGCATGAAGCTGTTTTGTCAGGGCATCGGTACCCAGCACCCGGACATTACCAACGCTTCGCGTCGCATGAAGACTTCCGAATATGAGCTTTGCCAGAAGAATGGCGTGACTGACATCACCGAATTCCGTATTGGTTCTGACGGTATTGTTATCGCCAGCTCCAAAGATGCCGAGAATCTGGACATCACTCTGGAACAGCTGTTCCTGGCCCTGGGTTCCAAGGTGCCGGTCGATGGTAAGTGGGTAGCCAACCCGAACAAAAACTGGAGCGATGTTGATTCCAGCCTGCCGAACAAGCCGATTCGTGTAATGGGCCCGCCGCCGACCTCCGGTACCCGTGACTCGTTTAACGAGCTGGCACTGGCTGCTGGATGCGACGAACTGCCGGAAGCGGCAAACCTGGGCAAAGATGAGCACGGAGCTATCTGTGAAAGCGTGCGTGAAGACGGCGCCTTCATTGAAGCTGGTGAGAACGACAACCTGATCGTGCAAAAACTGATCGGTGATACCGACATGTACGGTGTGTTTGGTTACAGTTTCCTGGAAGAGAATGCAGATCGTCTGCAGGCCGCCACCTTGAACGGCATGGTTCCGACCGCCGAAGACATTGCGGCTGACAAGTATCCGGTAGCTCGCTCCCTGTTCTTCTATGTGAAGAAGGCGCACGTTGGCGTGCTTCCAGGTATCGAGGAATACGTTAGCGAATTTACCAGCAACGCCGCCATGGGCCAGAACGGCTACCTGAAGGACGTCGGTCTGATTGTCCCGCCGCGGGACCAGCTGATGAACCTGATGGACAAGTCAGAGAATATGCCCAACCTGGCGATGGAAGAACTGAAGTAA
- a CDS encoding acyl-CoA thioesterase, with protein MTALDDDKPTPRGELTLQIVPLPSDTNPNGDVFAGWLVKQMDIAAATMAGRISQGRNATVAMDRMEFLSPLRVGSQVGCYCDVVEIGRSSMKLRVEVWTRDRTAKHPRKVTEGMFVYVAIDEHGRIREVPEQNR; from the coding sequence ATGACGGCTTTAGACGATGACAAACCCACCCCTCGCGGTGAGTTAACCCTCCAGATCGTACCCCTTCCCTCTGACACCAACCCCAACGGCGACGTGTTCGCGGGCTGGCTGGTCAAACAGATGGATATCGCTGCCGCCACAATGGCCGGCCGCATTTCCCAGGGCCGGAACGCGACCGTGGCGATGGACCGCATGGAATTTCTGTCACCGCTGCGCGTGGGCTCGCAGGTGGGCTGCTACTGTGACGTGGTGGAGATTGGCCGCAGCTCCATGAAGCTCCGGGTGGAAGTATGGACCCGGGACCGCACTGCCAAGCACCCGCGCAAGGTCACTGAGGGTATGTTCGTTTACGTGGCCATTGACGAGCACGGCCGCATCCGGGAAGTGCCTGAACAAAACCGCTGA
- a CDS encoding MFS transporter, with translation MIALLRRYPLAVIVLAQLFGTSLWFSVNGVWLSLSQELGLSETDLGLLTLAVQAGFIAGTLTLAVTGLADRFGASHIFAVSSLLGALVNGGFILVASHPPLDLLLRFATGLCLAGIYPLGMKMVIAWTPKHAGVALAWLVGMLTLGTALPHLMRGATLGMPWQWPLFGASALALAGGALVLLLGEGPHLPKGAGRVPLRQGLAALRAPKFRAAVGGYVGHMWELYAFWVLVPLLAGRELARLGMGDDFVPWFAFAIIASGAAGCIVGGWLSRRRGSEWVARTALATSGLVCLIYPFLSGFSPTLLALLLMVWGVAVVADSPQFSALAAARAPQAFVGSSLAVMNAIGFGVTLPAIWLTSWLWEFQGVWVVCLLLPGPVFGLLALTAPERRARKLAG, from the coding sequence ATGATTGCACTGCTTCGTCGTTACCCCTTGGCCGTGATTGTGCTGGCCCAGTTGTTCGGAACTTCGCTCTGGTTCAGTGTGAATGGTGTCTGGCTGTCGCTGTCGCAAGAACTGGGGCTCAGTGAGACCGATCTCGGGTTGTTGACCCTGGCGGTGCAGGCGGGCTTTATTGCCGGCACTTTAACGCTCGCGGTCACTGGTCTGGCCGACCGGTTTGGGGCCAGTCATATCTTTGCGGTGTCCAGCCTGCTCGGGGCATTGGTCAATGGCGGCTTCATCTTGGTGGCTTCGCACCCTCCACTAGACCTTTTATTGCGATTTGCGACCGGGCTTTGTCTGGCGGGTATTTACCCTTTGGGCATGAAAATGGTCATTGCATGGACACCAAAGCATGCCGGTGTGGCACTGGCGTGGCTGGTGGGCATGCTCACACTTGGCACCGCGTTGCCGCATCTGATGCGCGGAGCCACTTTGGGTATGCCCTGGCAGTGGCCGTTATTCGGGGCCTCCGCCCTGGCGCTGGCCGGCGGTGCCCTGGTACTTCTGTTGGGTGAAGGGCCCCATCTGCCCAAGGGCGCTGGGCGCGTGCCCCTCAGGCAGGGCCTGGCTGCTCTGCGAGCACCCAAGTTTCGGGCGGCTGTCGGTGGGTATGTCGGTCATATGTGGGAACTCTATGCCTTCTGGGTGCTGGTGCCCTTGTTGGCCGGGCGCGAGTTGGCGCGCTTGGGCATGGGAGATGATTTCGTGCCCTGGTTCGCCTTTGCCATCATCGCCTCGGGCGCGGCCGGCTGTATTGTCGGTGGCTGGTTGAGTCGGCGACGGGGTAGTGAATGGGTGGCACGGACGGCACTGGCTACATCCGGGCTGGTTTGTCTGATTTACCCGTTTTTATCCGGATTTTCCCCAACCCTGCTGGCACTGTTATTGATGGTGTGGGGTGTTGCGGTGGTGGCTGATTCGCCCCAGTTCTCGGCGCTGGCAGCGGCTCGGGCGCCACAAGCCTTCGTGGGGTCATCGCTGGCGGTCATGAACGCCATTGGCTTTGGCGTGACTCTGCCCGCGATCTGGCTGACCAGTTGGCTGTGGGAATTCCAGGGCGTTTGGGTGGTGTGCCTACTGCTACCCGGGCCAGTTTTCGGGTTGCTCGCACTGACCGCGCCAGAGCGCCGCGCCCGGAAACTGGCCGGCTGA
- a CDS encoding undecaprenyl-diphosphate phosphatase codes for MDAFQALFLGLLQGLTEFLPISSSAHLILTPAFFGWTDQGVGFDLSVHLGTLLAVVLYFRHDVFGIARDGLLSVTRRKLVGQGALAFYLVIGTIPAGLAGLALLDMIDNELRAVEVIFTTTLVFGLLLGIADWLPKRQRTLDQLNWKDAVVVGIAQAMALVPGTSRSGVTITAGLFLGMTRHTASRFSFLLAIPIIVLASAVKLLEVATSDVIVDWSGFLLGGVTSFIMAITAIHFFLKWLNTVGMWPYVIYRIVLAGVIYAVLM; via the coding sequence ATGGATGCTTTTCAGGCCCTCTTTCTCGGCCTTTTACAAGGACTGACCGAATTCCTGCCGATCTCCAGTTCCGCTCACCTGATCCTGACACCCGCATTTTTTGGCTGGACCGATCAGGGCGTGGGGTTTGATCTGTCGGTGCACTTGGGGACTCTGCTGGCGGTGGTGCTCTACTTCCGACACGATGTATTCGGCATAGCCCGGGATGGTTTGCTGTCGGTAACCCGACGCAAGCTGGTTGGTCAGGGTGCGCTGGCATTTTATCTAGTGATAGGCACCATCCCGGCCGGTTTGGCAGGATTGGCGTTGCTGGACATGATCGACAATGAATTACGGGCCGTGGAAGTGATCTTCACCACCACGCTGGTGTTTGGCCTGCTGCTGGGTATCGCCGACTGGCTTCCTAAACGACAGCGCACCCTGGATCAACTGAACTGGAAAGACGCCGTTGTGGTCGGCATCGCCCAGGCCATGGCGCTGGTACCCGGCACCTCCCGCTCGGGCGTCACCATCACCGCCGGCCTGTTCCTGGGCATGACCCGTCACACTGCCTCAAGGTTCTCCTTCCTGCTGGCCATACCCATTATCGTGCTGGCGTCGGCAGTTAAACTGCTGGAGGTGGCCACCTCGGATGTCATTGTCGACTGGAGCGGCTTCCTGCTTGGCGGCGTGACGTCCTTTATCATGGCCATCACCGCCATCCATTTCTTCCTGAAGTGGCTGAACACCGTGGGCATGTGGCCCTATGTGATCTATCGAATTGTTCTGGCGGGTGTGATTTACGCGGTCTTGATGTGA